CAGGCAGGTACTAACTGGAACCCTCCACCCTAGTCTCCTGTCACATCCGCTCAGGTGCTGCTCTACAATCGTAGCGGCGGCCGCACGCTGTCTCCGCCTGAGGTTCTACGCAACCATGTCCATCCCCGCGCTCTTCGCCATCGCCATTGTCGTCCTCTACCTGCTCAATTCCATCAAAATCCTCAAAGAATATGAGCGTGGAGTGATCTTCCGTCTTGGCCGTGTCATGGGAGCAGCGAAAGGTCCCGGCGTCATTCTGGTCTTCCGCCCGCTCGACCAGATCGTTCGCGTCAGCCTTCGTCAGGAAGCGATGGAAGTTCCGCCGCAGGACGTCATCACCCGCGACAACGTGACGCTGAAGGTGAACGCCGTCATTACCCTGCGCGTGATGGACCCGACCAAAACCGTGATCGAGGTAGCGAACTACGTCTACCAGACCTCGCAGTTCGCGCAGACCACGCTGCGCTCCGTCCTCGGCGAGGTCGAACTGGACGAAGTGCTCGCTCATCGCGAGATGCTCAACCAGCGCATTCAGACCATCATCGACGGTCACACCGCGCCCTTCGGCGTCAAAGTCGTCTCCGTCGAGGTCAAGCAAGTCGATCTGCCCGAATCGATGCTGCGCGCCATGGCCAAGCAGGCCGAAGCCGAGCGCGAGCGCCGCGCCAAGGTCATCCACGCCGAAGGCGAATATAACGCTGCGGCCAAACTTGTAGAAGCTGCGCAATTGATGAGCACGCAGCCGATGACCCTGCAACTGCGCTACCTGCAAACCCTCACCGAGATCGGCGTCGAGAAGAACACCACCATCGTCTTCCCGCTGCCGCTCGAGATGATGAACCTCTTGAATAAAACTCTGATGTCCACAGTGACACCGGAGACGAAGGACCTACCGTGAATACCCTGTACAGCCGCAACAGCGATCTGGAAGAAGACGACGAGCCCAATGGGCGCGATCGTGAGATGACCCTGGGAACATCCTTCATCATTGGCATCTTCTTTGCCCTGGTATTGATCTGCGCCATCTTCTTCGCCTTCGGCTACTCGCTCGGCAGACGGTCCGCGCTCCCCGCTTCGGGCGTCGCTGCCCCGGCGGCCAGCCAAGACACAGGCTCCGGCGCGGCAAAACCCTCCTCGGGAGTTCCCGAATCTCAGGCAGCACCCGCCGATTCGTCAGCCAATTCATCGACCGACGTGCCGGACGACAGCTCGTCGAACGATCAGACTCCGGCAGTTACGCCAACCCCAACGGCTGTACCGGCAAAGCTGACAATCAAGCCAACTCCTGTGAGTCACGCCGCTGCGCCATCGGCACCGGCAGCAGTCGTCGGCGCAGGACAGTCAGTCGTTCAGGTAGCCGCTGTCTCTCGCCAGGGAGATGCGGACATGCTGGTCGCAGCTTTGAAACGGCACGGTTATAACGCAGCGATCCATCAATCGCTGCAGGATAAGCTGCTGCACGTACAGATCGGGCCGTTTGCCACCAAGAAAGAAGCCGATGCAATGCGTCAGAAGCTGACCGCCGACGGCTATAACGCCATCGTCAAGTAGTCTTCAGGCTTCATCTCGTCGGGCAGCGCGTCGGCAATGGCCTTACGCACCGCCTTCAGCAACTCCTCGCGCGTCTCGTACTGCGTAGGCTCAATCACAGGCAGCAACTGCACTTTGGCCACTCCCGGCGTGATAGCAACGCTTCCCTTCCGCATCATGCGCTCTGTACCTGAAAGCGCAATCGGAACAATCGGTGCCTGAGTCTGTTGCGCCAGAAAGAACGGCCCTTTCTTGAAGACGGAGAGCCTTCCATCCTTCGAGCGAGTGCCTTCGGGAAAGACCAGAATATTCAACCCGGAGCGAAGCGCATCAGCCGCAGCCGTCACGCTGGCCTGCGCGGCCTCGCGACGATGCCCGCGTTCCACCGGCACAAATTTACCCATCTTCATCGCCGTGCCGAGAATGGGAATGCGCATCAGCTCCTTCTTCAGCAACACCGAGCAACGTCCCGGAAGCAGCGGAAGCACAACCGGCGGATCGAGATTCGAAACGTGGTTGCACATATAGATGCACTGGCGGTCGGAAGGAACATTCTCCAGACCGCTGACCTCAATACGAATGCCAGCCGCGCGAACACCCGCGTTGGCGATCCACATCGCCACCCGATAGAGACGGCTGATGTCCTGCACCAGAAGCGAGTAAGGCATGCCGATGATGCCTGCGAGCGGCCCCAGCGCGGTGTAGACAAAAAGAAGTTTCAGCGTGGCGAACATGTTTTTAAGCCCGTTCTACAGCGGCAACCGAATGGGCAATCGCGTGAGGAAGTTTTTGATAGATGCTGCCAAAGCCGCCATTGGACAGGATGGCAACGACATCCCCGGTTTTGAGTTGCGGCACCAAAGCTTCCACAATCGCATCGGCATCCGCATAAACGGCTGCGGGTGTCCCAATCTGATTGAGACGAGCGACGACGTTCTCTGGAATGAGCCGCTCGTTCGCAGGAATGTTCTCGGACTTGAAGACATTCGCGAGCACAACGCTGTCAGAGAGCTCCAGACTTTCGACCAGATCGGCCTCAAAGACATTGCGGCGCAGCGTGTTCGAGCGCGGTTCGAGAACAGCGATGAGGCGTCGTCCCGGATAAGATTCGCGCAAGGCACGCAGCGTCTCGCGGATAGCGGTCGGATGATGCGCAAAGTCGTCGATGATGGTGATGCCTTCGACAACCGAGCTGACCTCGAGCCTGCGCTTTACGCTGCGGAAAGTTGCCAACGCCTCGATGATCGCCTCGACCGGAACTCCTTGCCCTGCGGCGAGAGCAGCAGCAGCGGTTGCATTGAGCGCGTTGTGCTCGCCCGCCATCGGCAGGCTCAGCTCGGCAAATGCCGCGCCGTTGCGGGAGAGCGTCCAGCGGCTCAGGGCTTCGTCGTGGCGAAGGTTCGTGATGTGCCAATGCGAGTCCGCAGAGAAGCCATAGCGCTCCACCGCACAGAAGGCCTTGGCGACACACTCGCTGACGTTTTCGCTGCCATCGAAGGCAACGACGCGGCCGCGCCGAGGGACAAGATTGACGAAGCGCTTGAACGCCGTTTTCACCGCAGCAAGATCGGGATAGA
This region of Edaphobacter dinghuensis genomic DNA includes:
- a CDS encoding slipin family protein, whose translation is MSIPALFAIAIVVLYLLNSIKILKEYERGVIFRLGRVMGAAKGPGVILVFRPLDQIVRVSLRQEAMEVPPQDVITRDNVTLKVNAVITLRVMDPTKTVIEVANYVYQTSQFAQTTLRSVLGEVELDEVLAHREMLNQRIQTIIDGHTAPFGVKVVSVEVKQVDLPESMLRAMAKQAEAERERRAKVIHAEGEYNAAAKLVEAAQLMSTQPMTLQLRYLQTLTEIGVEKNTTIVFPLPLEMMNLLNKTLMSTVTPETKDLP
- a CDS encoding SPOR domain-containing protein, with the translated sequence MNTLYSRNSDLEEDDEPNGRDREMTLGTSFIIGIFFALVLICAIFFAFGYSLGRRSALPASGVAAPAASQDTGSGAAKPSSGVPESQAAPADSSANSSTDVPDDSSSNDQTPAVTPTPTAVPAKLTIKPTPVSHAAAPSAPAAVVGAGQSVVQVAAVSRQGDADMLVAALKRHGYNAAIHQSLQDKLLHVQIGPFATKKEADAMRQKLTADGYNAIVK
- a CDS encoding lysophospholipid acyltransferase family protein, whose protein sequence is MFATLKLLFVYTALGPLAGIIGMPYSLLVQDISRLYRVAMWIANAGVRAAGIRIEVSGLENVPSDRQCIYMCNHVSNLDPPVVLPLLPGRCSVLLKKELMRIPILGTAMKMGKFVPVERGHRREAAQASVTAAADALRSGLNILVFPEGTRSKDGRLSVFKKGPFFLAQQTQAPIVPIALSGTERMMRKGSVAITPGVAKVQLLPVIEPTQYETREELLKAVRKAIADALPDEMKPEDYLTMAL
- the mpl gene encoding UDP-N-acetylmuramate:L-alanyl-gamma-D-glutamyl-meso-diaminopimelate ligase, whose amino-acid sequence is MQKLKHIHLIGICGTAMASLAGMLQQQGHHVTGSDAAAYPPMSDLLRGLNIEVREPYAERNLEPRPDLVVVGNAISRGNVELEYVLDQRIPFCSMAAILHDEFLTGRESLVVAGTHGKTTTTSMLAWVYEVASRGNPSLAPSFLIGGVAENFGTSFMVRSTRPFLLEGDEYDTAFFDKGPKFLHYFPDAAILTHVEFDHADIYPDLAAVKTAFKRFVNLVPRRGRVVAFDGSENVSECVAKAFCAVERYGFSADSHWHITNLRHDEALSRWTLSRNGAAFAELSLPMAGEHNALNATAAAALAAGQGVPVEAIIEALATFRSVKRRLEVSSVVEGITIIDDFAHHPTAIRETLRALRESYPGRRLIAVLEPRSNTLRRNVFEADLVESLELSDSVVLANVFKSENIPANERLIPENVVARLNQIGTPAAVYADADAIVEALVPQLKTGDVVAILSNGGFGSIYQKLPHAIAHSVAAVERA